A single region of the Phalacrocorax carbo chromosome 4, bPhaCar2.1, whole genome shotgun sequence genome encodes:
- the ASB5 gene encoding ankyrin repeat and SOCS box protein 5 isoform X4 yields the protein MSRIYNCNWLEVPWGDGDLGSWADRSPLHEAASQGRLLSLKTLLSQGYNVDTLTIDQVTPLHEACLGDHVGCARILLEAGANVNATTIDGVTPLFNACSRGSAACAELLLEYGAKAQWESCLPSPTHEAASRGHSECLEVLISWGIDVDQDLPHLGTPLYVACVSQQIHCIRKLLYAGANVQKGKHLETPLHAAAQHSSTEIVNLLLEFGADINAKNTDFERPVDLAAPSSLVERLLLLQEATPSSLCQLCRLCIRSYIGRARLHLVPQLQLPTILKNFLQYR from the exons ATGAGTAGGATTTATAATTGCAATTGGCTGGAAGTGCCATGGGGAGATGGAGATTTAG GTTCTTGGGCAGATCGCTCACCTCTGCATGAGGCAGCCAGTCAAGGACGTCTCCTTTCTCTAAAGACTTTATTGTCACAG GGGTACAATGTAGACACACTAACAATTGACCAAGTAACTCCACTTCATGAAGCCTGCCTGGGAGATCACGTGGGATGTGCAAGAATCCTTCTTGAAGCAGGAGCAAAT GTAAACGCTACAACAATTGATGGAGTGACACCTTTGTTTAATGCATGTTCGAGAGGCAGTGCGGCGTGTGCTGAGCTCCTCTTAGAGTATGGTGCCAAAGCTCAGTGGGAGTCCTGTCTTCCATCGCCAACTCATGAAGCAGCCAGCAGAG GTCACAGCGAATGTCTGGAGGTGCTGATATCCTGGGGTATAGATGTTGACCAAGACCTTCCTCATTTAGGAACACCTCTGTATGTAGCATGTGTTTCACAGCAGATCCATTGCATTCGAAAGCTTCTTTATGCAG GTGCCAAtgtgcagaaaggaaagcatttgGAAACTCCGCtccatgctgctgcccagcattCTAGTACAGAGATCGTAAACTTACTCCTGGAATTTGGGGCAGATATAAATGccaaaaatacagattttgagAGGCCTGTTGATTTAGCTGCTCCAAGCAGTTTAGTGgagaggctgctgcttctccaggaaG cCACACCATCTTCTCTTTGTCAGCTCTGCCGACTATGTATCCGAAGTTACATAGGAAGAGCTAGGCTGCATCTTGTCCCACAACTCCAGTTGCCAACAATACTGAAGAATTTCTTACAGTATAGATAA